In Entelurus aequoreus isolate RoL-2023_Sb linkage group LG02, RoL_Eaeq_v1.1, whole genome shotgun sequence, one genomic interval encodes:
- the LOC133630177 gene encoding gastrula zinc finger protein XlCGF17.1-like produces the protein MEREESEPTYIKEEESEPAHIKVEESEPVHTKEEESEPIHTKEEESEPVHTKEESEPIHTKEEESEPVHTKEEESEPVHTKEEESEPIHTKEEESEPVHTKEEESEPTHIKEEEEEHSISLEASVPVKSEDEDEDEEEGDEMSDSEDRTSLSDDEDPQGHVNNTRLKCSQCDKSFSCKKYLRGHLRIHTREKPFSCSFCGKRFKLKEHVTSHMRNHVAEKPFSCAVCKTSFSVPSALAMHMRTHTGEKPYSCPACGEKFSQKGNLKRHSRTHSGEKLFDCSVCGRHFSQKGHLMSHARTHTGEKPFSCSVCSTRFNVRSALVRHVRTHARQTSSQKC, from the coding sequence ATGGAGCGGGAGGAGTCAGAGCCCACCTACATTAAAGAGGAGGAGTCAGAGCCCGCCCACATTAAAGTGGAGGAGTCAGAGCCCGTCCACACTAAAGAGGAGGAGTCAGAGCCCATCCACACTAAAGAGGAGGAGTCAGAGCCCGTCCACACTAAAGAGGAGTCAGAGCCCATCCACACTAAAGAGGAGGAGTCAGAGCCTGTCCACACTAAAGAGGAGGAGTCAGAGCCCGTCCACACTAAAGAGGAGGAGTCAGAGCCCATCCACACTAAAGAGGAGGAGTCAGAGCCCGTCCACACTAAAGAGGAGGAGTCAGAGCccacccacattaaagaggaagaggaggagcacaGCATCAGTCTGGAGGCgagtgtccctgtgaagagtgaagatgaagatgaagatgaagaagaaggagaCGAGATGTCAGACAGCGAGGACAGAACATCACTTTCTGACGATGAAGACCCTCAAGGTCACGTCAACAACACCCGCTTGAAGTGCTCTCAGTGTGACAAAAGCTTTAGTTGCAAGAAGTACCTTCGAGGACACCTGAGGATCCACACCAGGGAGAAACCCTTCAGCTGCTCCTTCTGCGGCAAGAGATTCAAACTGAAGGAACACGTCACCAGTCACATGAGGAACCACGTGGCGGAGAAACCCTTTTCCTGCGCCGTGTGCAAGACCAGCTTCAGCGTGCCCTCGGCGTTGGCCATGCACATGAGGACGCACACGGGGGAGAAACCCTACAGCTGCCCGGCGTGCGGGGAGAAATTCTCCCAAAAGGGGAACCTGAAGAGACACTCCAGGACGCACTCGGGGGAGAAACTCTTCGACTGCTCCGTGTGCGGGAGACACTTCTCTCAGAAGGGCCACTTGATGTCGCACGCGCGGACGCACACGGGCGAGAAACCCTTTTCCTGCTCGGTGTGCAGCACGCGTTTCAACGTCAGGTCGGCGCTGGTGAGGCACGTGAGGACACACGCTCGCCAGACTTCCTCACAAAAATGCTGA